From the Salinimicrobium tongyeongense genome, one window contains:
- the pepT gene encoding peptidase T → MTNKQEIIDRFLSYVKIDTQSDETSEATPSTKKQWDLANKLKEELEAMGMQEVSIDEHAYVMASLPSNLEHEVPVVGFVAHFDTTPDFSGTNVNPQIIENYDGKDIVLNKEKNIILSPEYFSDLLQYEGQTLITTDGTTLLGADDKAGITEIMEAMKYLLNNPQVKHGKIRVCFTPDEEIGRGAHKFDVDKFGAEWAYTMDGSQVGELEFENFNAAGAVVKISGKSVHPGYAKDKLINSMYIAMDFINSLPRLETPEHTEDRQGFFHLNGMEGDVEETTLHYIIRDHDREHFEARKEMMKDLATEICSQYERDCVTVEIKDQYYNMREKVEPVMHIVDIAEEAMKRVDVTPIIKPIRGGTDGAQLSFKGLPCPNIFAGGHNFHGKYEYVPVESMQKAVEVIVQIAQLTAEQYRK, encoded by the coding sequence ATGACAAATAAGCAGGAAATTATTGACCGCTTTTTAAGCTATGTAAAGATAGATACCCAGAGTGACGAAACCAGTGAGGCAACTCCCAGTACCAAAAAACAGTGGGATTTGGCCAATAAACTGAAAGAAGAGTTGGAGGCTATGGGAATGCAGGAAGTGAGTATAGATGAACACGCCTACGTAATGGCCAGCCTTCCTTCAAACCTTGAACATGAGGTGCCGGTAGTAGGCTTTGTGGCTCATTTTGATACCACGCCCGATTTCTCCGGAACCAATGTGAATCCGCAGATCATCGAAAATTACGATGGAAAGGACATTGTGCTGAATAAAGAGAAGAACATCATCCTCTCCCCCGAATATTTTAGCGACCTGTTGCAGTATGAGGGGCAAACTCTCATCACTACCGATGGCACCACCCTATTGGGAGCCGATGACAAGGCCGGGATCACCGAGATCATGGAAGCTATGAAATACCTCCTTAACAATCCGCAGGTGAAGCATGGAAAGATCCGTGTTTGTTTTACGCCCGATGAAGAGATTGGTCGGGGCGCCCATAAATTTGATGTTGATAAATTTGGAGCCGAATGGGCATACACCATGGACGGCAGCCAGGTTGGGGAACTTGAATTCGAGAATTTCAACGCAGCCGGCGCTGTGGTTAAAATAAGCGGAAAAAGTGTACACCCGGGCTACGCCAAAGACAAGCTGATCAACAGCATGTACATTGCCATGGATTTTATCAACTCCCTGCCGCGCCTTGAAACTCCCGAACATACCGAAGACAGGCAGGGATTTTTCCACCTCAACGGGATGGAAGGAGATGTGGAAGAAACCACGCTTCACTACATTATTCGCGATCACGACCGGGAGCATTTTGAAGCCCGCAAGGAGATGATGAAAGACCTAGCCACAGAAATTTGCAGCCAGTACGAAAGGGATTGTGTAACCGTGGAGATCAAAGACCAGTACTACAATATGAGGGAAAAAGTAGAACCCGTAATGCATATTGTGGATATTGCTGAAGAAGCCATGAAACGGGTAGATGTTACTCCCATTATAAAGCCAATTCGCGGGGGAACAGACGGCGCACAGCTTAGCTTCAAAGGCCTGCCCTGCCCCAACATCTTTGCCGGCGGACATAATTTCCACGGAAAATACGAATATGTTCCCGTAGAAAGCATGCAAAAAGCGGTGGAAGTAATTGTTCAGATTGCCCAACTCACTGCCGAACAATACAGAAAGTAA
- a CDS encoding 6-pyruvoyl trahydropterin synthase family protein, which translates to MRVTVNRKAHFNAAHRLHRKDWDDEKNRRVFGKCSNPHYHGHNYELVVAVTGEINQETGFVMDLKNLKQLIYEKIEVPFDHKNLNIEVPEFKDLNPTAENIAIVIWKKLRLELEPHLDLEVTLYETPRNYVTYRGE; encoded by the coding sequence ATGAGGGTAACTGTAAACAGGAAGGCACATTTTAATGCGGCGCACAGGCTGCATAGAAAAGACTGGGATGATGAGAAGAACCGCCGTGTCTTTGGGAAGTGCAGTAATCCGCATTACCATGGGCATAATTATGAACTGGTGGTGGCTGTTACAGGGGAGATCAATCAGGAAACAGGATTTGTTATGGATCTCAAAAACCTGAAGCAGCTTATCTACGAGAAAATTGAAGTGCCTTTTGATCATAAGAACCTGAATATTGAAGTTCCGGAATTCAAAGACTTAAACCCCACTGCCGAAAATATTGCTATTGTAATATGGAAGAAGCTGCGCTTGGAGCTGGAGCCACACCTGGATCTTGAGGTCACTTTGTATGAAACCCCCAGGAACTACGTTACTTACAGGGGGGAATAA
- a CDS encoding DUF3467 domain-containing protein, whose amino-acid sequence MSDENNNPKKPKKGQINIELDEKVAEGTYSNLAIINHSVSEFVVDFVSIMPGTPKSKVKSRIILTPQHAKRLLKALADNVQRFENAHGEIKDYDQPNIPLNFGPTGQA is encoded by the coding sequence ATGAGCGACGAAAACAACAATCCTAAAAAGCCCAAGAAAGGGCAGATCAACATAGAACTTGATGAAAAAGTAGCCGAAGGCACTTACTCCAATCTTGCCATAATCAACCACTCTGTTTCTGAATTTGTGGTCGATTTTGTGAGTATCATGCCCGGTACCCCAAAGAGTAAGGTGAAATCACGAATTATTTTGACTCCGCAGCACGCAAAGAGATTGCTAAAGGCCTTGGCCGATAACGTGCAGCGTTTTGAAAATGCCCACGGCGAAATTAAAGATTACGACCAGCCAAATATCCCGCTGAATTTTGGTCCTACCGGGCAGGCGTAA
- a CDS encoding peptide chain release factor 3, producing the protein MKFSEEIKRRRTFGIISHPDAGKTTLTEKLLLFGGAIQEAGAVKSNKIKKGATSDFMEIERQRGISVATSVLAFEYKKNKINILDTPGHKDFAEDTFRTLTAVDSVIVVIDVAKGVEEQTEKLVEVCRMRNIPMIVFINKLDREGKDAFELLDEIEQKLNLTVTPLSFPIGMGYDFKGIYNIWEQNVNLFTGDPRRDIEETVEISDLESSELDNLIGEKAAGTLRDELELVHGVYPDFDKEAYLAGNLQPVFFGSALNNFGVRELLDCFISIAPPPRPKDSDIRKVEPSEDNFTGFVFKIHANMDPKHRDRLAFVKIVSGKFERNTPYLHVRHNKKLKFSSPNAFFAERKEIVDVSYPGDIVGLHDTGNFKIGDTLTEGEELQYKGIPSFSPEHFRYINNADPMKSKQLEKGIDQLMDEGVAQLFTLELNGRKVIGTVGALQFEVIQYRLEHEYGAKCTYENLNVHKACWVEPKDPKSEEFKDFKRVKQKFLAQDKQGQLVFLADSAFSLQMAQQKYPNVKFHFTSEF; encoded by the coding sequence ATGAAATTTTCAGAAGAAATCAAGAGAAGAAGGACCTTTGGGATCATTTCCCACCCCGATGCTGGTAAAACCACCCTAACCGAAAAACTGTTGCTGTTTGGAGGCGCGATACAGGAAGCGGGTGCAGTAAAATCGAATAAGATCAAGAAAGGGGCAACCAGCGATTTTATGGAGATTGAACGGCAAAGAGGAATTTCGGTGGCCACTTCGGTACTTGCTTTTGAATACAAAAAGAACAAGATCAACATACTCGATACGCCGGGGCACAAAGATTTTGCTGAAGATACTTTTCGCACCCTTACTGCCGTAGACAGTGTAATTGTTGTTATTGACGTTGCAAAAGGTGTCGAGGAACAAACCGAAAAACTTGTGGAAGTTTGCCGAATGCGCAACATCCCCATGATCGTGTTCATCAACAAACTAGACCGGGAAGGAAAAGATGCTTTTGAACTTCTCGATGAAATTGAGCAAAAACTCAACCTTACCGTAACTCCACTGAGTTTCCCAATTGGGATGGGTTACGATTTTAAAGGTATTTACAACATTTGGGAGCAAAACGTCAATCTGTTTACGGGCGACCCCAGAAGGGATATTGAAGAAACCGTTGAGATTTCGGACCTCGAATCCAGCGAACTTGATAACCTGATTGGCGAAAAGGCCGCCGGCACTTTAAGGGATGAGCTTGAACTTGTACATGGTGTTTACCCCGATTTTGACAAAGAAGCTTACCTGGCGGGTAACCTTCAGCCTGTTTTCTTTGGGTCGGCGTTGAACAACTTTGGAGTGCGCGAGCTGCTGGATTGTTTTATAAGCATAGCCCCTCCTCCCCGCCCAAAGGACAGCGATATTAGAAAAGTGGAACCTTCCGAAGATAATTTCACAGGATTCGTTTTTAAGATCCATGCGAATATGGATCCCAAACACCGCGACAGGCTGGCCTTTGTGAAGATCGTATCGGGAAAGTTTGAAAGAAACACGCCATACCTGCACGTGCGCCACAACAAAAAGCTGAAATTCTCGAGCCCAAATGCCTTTTTTGCTGAAAGAAAAGAAATTGTAGATGTTTCATATCCCGGGGATATTGTGGGGCTTCACGACACCGGGAACTTTAAGATTGGTGACACTTTAACTGAAGGCGAAGAACTACAATATAAAGGCATTCCGAGTTTTTCCCCGGAACATTTCCGCTACATCAACAACGCCGATCCTATGAAATCCAAGCAACTGGAAAAGGGAATTGACCAGCTTATGGACGAAGGGGTGGCCCAGCTATTTACGCTGGAGCTCAATGGCCGAAAAGTGATTGGTACCGTGGGAGCCCTGCAGTTTGAAGTGATTCAGTACCGCCTTGAGCACGAGTACGGAGCAAAATGTACTTATGAGAACCTGAATGTACACAAGGCCTGCTGGGTAGAACCAAAAGACCCTAAAAGTGAAGAATTCAAAGATTTTAAAAGGGTAAAACAAAAATTCCTGGCCCAGGATAAACAGGGACAGCTCGTTTTTCTTGCCGATTCTGCCTTTTCACTACAAATGGCACAGCAAAAATACCCTAATGTGAAATTCCATTTTACTTCGGAATTCTAA
- the idi gene encoding isopentenyl-diphosphate Delta-isomerase, with protein MKEEQVILVNEKDEQIGLMPKMEAHEKALLHRAFSVFVFNDKNELMIQQRALGKYHSPGLWTNTCCSHQREGESNIEAGKRRLQEEMGFSTELKDTISFIYKAPFDNGLTEHEFDHILVGHYNGEPDLNPEEAHAYKWVSLEDLKRDMKEHPEIYTAWFKIIFDKYYKHIQQ; from the coding sequence ATGAAAGAAGAACAAGTTATCCTGGTGAATGAAAAAGATGAGCAAATTGGGCTCATGCCGAAGATGGAAGCCCATGAAAAGGCTTTGCTGCACCGGGCTTTTTCTGTCTTTGTATTTAATGACAAGAACGAGCTCATGATACAGCAACGCGCACTGGGAAAATATCATTCCCCCGGGTTGTGGACGAACACCTGTTGCAGTCACCAGCGCGAAGGAGAATCTAATATTGAAGCAGGGAAGCGGCGTTTACAGGAAGAAATGGGGTTTTCAACAGAATTGAAGGATACCATCTCCTTTATCTATAAAGCTCCTTTTGACAACGGGCTTACCGAACATGAATTTGACCATATTCTGGTAGGGCATTACAACGGGGAACCCGATTTAAACCCTGAAGAAGCTCATGCTTACAAGTGGGTTTCTCTTGAAGATCTGAAGCGGGATATGAAGGAACATCCTGAGATTTATACGGCCTGGTTCAAGATCATCTTTGACAAATACTACAAGCACATCCAGCAATGA
- a CDS encoding hydroxymethylglutaryl-CoA lyase has protein sequence MGKLKIIECPRDAMQGIKDFIPTDKKVQYIQSLLRCGFDTIDFGSFVSPKAIPQMADTAEVLSKLDLSRTQSKLLAIVANTRGAQDASQYSEIDYLGYPFSISENFQMRNTHKTIAESVETLQEILNIADASGKEVVAYLSMGFGNPYGDPWNVEIVGEWTEKLSAMGVKILSLSDTIGSSTPDIITYLFSNLIPKYPKIEFGAHLHTTPAKWFEKVDAAYKSGCKRFDGAIQGFGGCPMAKDELTGNMPTEKLLSYFTSKKDDTDIRMMSFESSHNEATKIFSAYH, from the coding sequence ATGGGGAAATTAAAGATCATTGAATGTCCGCGAGACGCGATGCAGGGAATAAAAGACTTTATTCCTACAGACAAAAAAGTTCAGTACATCCAGTCTTTGCTGCGTTGCGGATTCGACACTATTGACTTCGGAAGTTTTGTTTCTCCCAAAGCCATCCCTCAAATGGCCGATACTGCCGAGGTTCTTTCCAAACTCGACCTTTCGAGAACACAAAGTAAACTGCTGGCCATAGTGGCAAATACCCGGGGCGCCCAGGATGCTTCTCAATATTCTGAAATAGACTATTTAGGCTATCCTTTTTCAATTTCTGAAAACTTCCAGATGCGAAATACCCATAAGACCATAGCCGAATCTGTTGAAACCCTGCAGGAGATCCTCAATATTGCCGATGCTTCGGGTAAAGAAGTGGTCGCATACCTTTCTATGGGTTTCGGAAATCCGTATGGGGATCCGTGGAATGTGGAAATTGTGGGCGAGTGGACCGAAAAACTTTCAGCTATGGGGGTGAAAATCCTCTCCCTGTCTGATACCATTGGTAGTTCTACGCCCGATATTATCACTTATCTTTTTTCAAATTTGATTCCGAAGTATCCAAAAATAGAATTTGGGGCACACCTTCATACCACTCCTGCAAAATGGTTTGAGAAGGTTGATGCGGCTTATAAATCGGGTTGCAAAAGGTTTGATGGTGCCATACAGGGCTTTGGTGGCTGCCCAATGGCAAAAGACGAGCTTACAGGAAACATGCCTACAGAAAAATTACTGTCTTACTTCACATCTAAAAAAGACGACACCGATATTAGGATGATGAGCTTTGAATCATCTCATAATGAAGCCACCAAAATATTTTCTGCTTATCATTAA
- a CDS encoding DUF962 domain-containing protein: MADRIKTYSEFYQFYLTEHQNKTSRILHFTGTFLVFVLLLLAVLNGWGWEWLFLPLVGYGFAWVGHAFFEKNKPATFKYPFWSLISDFKLFFEILFGSKSFDSRKD, encoded by the coding sequence ATGGCAGATCGTATTAAAACTTATTCAGAATTTTATCAGTTTTACCTTACAGAACATCAAAACAAAACCAGCCGCATTTTACATTTTACAGGTACTTTCCTGGTCTTTGTACTGCTCCTTCTTGCTGTTCTTAACGGCTGGGGCTGGGAATGGCTCTTTCTTCCCCTGGTAGGTTACGGTTTTGCCTGGGTGGGCCATGCCTTTTTTGAGAAGAACAAACCGGCAACCTTTAAATACCCTTTTTGGAGCCTTATATCCGATTTTAAATTGTTTTTCGAAATTCTCTTCGGAAGTAAAAGTTTTGACTCCCGAAAAGATTAA
- a CDS encoding LysE family translocator: MTAQLIPFLTASILLTLSPGPDIIYVLVQGMTNGKKHGIVTALGLVSGIIIHTSLVAFGVSAIIKQSENLFLLIKILGAAYLFYLAWQVYKSEAAISLKEGANLPKKKFASLFKKGFLMNVLNPKVAIFFLAFFPGFLWDPNTNTLLQFYILGFLFMLQAFLIFSAVAILAGKISVYLQKHPASAHIFKWVQVIVFVGIGVFILV; the protein is encoded by the coding sequence GTGACGGCCCAATTAATCCCTTTTCTTACTGCCTCAATCCTGCTCACCCTGTCGCCAGGCCCCGATATTATTTACGTACTGGTGCAGGGCATGACCAACGGAAAAAAACACGGAATTGTCACTGCCCTGGGGCTTGTAAGCGGAATTATAATTCATACCAGTCTCGTTGCCTTCGGGGTTTCAGCAATTATTAAGCAGTCAGAAAATCTGTTTCTTCTAATTAAAATTTTGGGTGCGGCTTACTTGTTTTATCTGGCCTGGCAGGTGTATAAAAGTGAAGCTGCGATTAGCCTGAAGGAAGGTGCAAACCTGCCAAAAAAGAAATTTGCTTCCCTCTTTAAAAAGGGATTTTTAATGAATGTTTTAAACCCGAAAGTCGCAATCTTCTTTCTTGCTTTTTTTCCCGGCTTTCTTTGGGACCCCAATACAAATACCCTGCTGCAGTTTTACATTCTTGGTTTTCTATTTATGCTGCAGGCATTCCTCATCTTCTCAGCCGTGGCTATTCTCGCAGGAAAAATTTCTGTCTATCTTCAAAAGCATCCTGCCTCAGCCCATATTTTTAAATGGGTGCAGGTAATAGTTTTTGTGGGGATTGGTGTTTTTATATTAGTTTAG
- a CDS encoding quinone-dependent dihydroorotate dehydrogenase, with product MYQKIIRPLLFNIDPEKIHYFTFSTLRKLFLLPGSQKLVRKKFVVEDKRLEREVFGIKFPNPVGLAAGFDKDAKLYKELSNFGFGFIEIGTLTPKPQPGNEKKRLFRLKEDKAIINRMGFNNGGVAEAVERLKKNKGVLIGGNIGKNKVTPNEKAVDDYLICYNALFEHVDYFVVNVSSPNTPNLRELQDKEPLTKLLNSLQQESLRRPVQKPILLKIAPDLTDSQLLDIIDIVRDTGIAGVIATNTTISREGLTSSEKDETGGLSGKPLTKRATEVIRFLSEKSKKAFPIIGVGGIMSPEDAIEKLEAGASLVQLYTGFIYEGPQLVKEINEEILNRSK from the coding sequence ATGTATCAAAAGATCATTCGGCCGCTGCTTTTTAATATTGATCCTGAAAAAATCCATTATTTCACTTTTTCAACACTTCGGAAGTTATTTCTTCTTCCGGGGAGCCAGAAGCTGGTGCGCAAAAAATTTGTGGTTGAAGATAAGAGGCTGGAGCGGGAAGTTTTCGGTATTAAATTCCCGAATCCGGTGGGGCTGGCTGCCGGGTTTGATAAGGATGCAAAGCTCTATAAGGAGCTGAGTAATTTTGGTTTCGGATTTATTGAAATTGGAACCCTAACCCCTAAACCCCAGCCTGGAAATGAGAAGAAAAGGCTTTTCAGGTTAAAAGAAGACAAAGCCATTATCAATAGAATGGGCTTCAATAACGGCGGAGTAGCAGAAGCGGTGGAAAGACTGAAAAAGAACAAGGGTGTTCTTATTGGCGGAAATATTGGCAAAAATAAAGTGACGCCAAACGAGAAAGCTGTGGATGATTATTTGATCTGCTATAATGCCCTTTTTGAGCATGTAGATTATTTCGTGGTCAACGTAAGTTCTCCAAACACGCCAAACTTAAGGGAGCTGCAGGATAAGGAACCACTAACTAAGTTGCTCAACAGCCTGCAGCAGGAAAGTTTAAGGCGGCCTGTGCAAAAACCTATCCTGCTTAAAATTGCACCCGATCTTACCGATTCACAATTGCTGGATATCATAGATATTGTCAGGGATACCGGAATTGCGGGAGTAATAGCTACAAATACTACCATTTCCAGGGAAGGACTTACTTCTTCAGAAAAGGACGAGACCGGAGGCTTAAGCGGAAAACCTCTTACAAAACGTGCAACAGAGGTGATTCGCTTCTTATCTGAAAAAAGTAAAAAAGCTTTTCCGATTATTGGCGTTGGAGGAATTATGTCTCCCGAAGATGCGATTGAAAAACTTGAAGCCGGGGCCTCTTTGGTGCAGCTTTATACCGGATTTATTTATGAAGGCCCTCAGTTGGTGAAGGAGATCAACGAAGAAATTCTAAACCGCAGTAAGTGA
- a CDS encoding tetratricopeptide repeat-containing sensor histidine kinase, with protein sequence MKRNFSCIFIALLSFLNVHSSVYAEWQQEKDSVAIYVEKGFALLNNDLSKALKILDRADALAAASNDPGDRADVAYAYSYAYYVKGTYDLSLQQYLKAWEIYRKTGNKLGEAKSLVGQGLIQQGIDRNEEAIKIFTEAIEAYKQSGNAARANPAYLNIAISQIEVKEYEKALANLQTALELSRKTGRIDVEHLALNRMAQINFFRGKYDTAKELYFRILNHENPPSNWERSFAYAGLAEVYSAKGNYVQAEEAGIKALGFSKDLESLWDLERNTGILSQVYKNQGKTNEALEYLELNQKYRDSLYNQTKLRAINLLQLESKEAENLVLQSEKAAVEKQLFTNRIFLGILVLAVLLLLIVAFMFRKNIRQKEQFNTQLQNKNQTISEQNQLISRQNEGLSEMNEAKNRLFSILSHDLRSPLASLEQLLGLIKSGDFTPEEQASLLDEMLMQVSGTSVMLQNLLNWANSQLEGSKVNLEEVDLPQKATKIVKAYYLIAKRKNIEIVQQQTKNLPPVLVDRGHISIVMHNLLSNAIKFTREGSRIYISFEEREETVLMKILDGGEGIAPEKIEEIKKFNQRMISEIGTRMETGTGIGLMLVKHFLAINQACLDIKSYPGKGAEFIVAFRKA encoded by the coding sequence TTGAAGCGTAATTTTAGTTGCATTTTCATTGCCCTTTTGTCTTTCCTGAACGTTCATTCTTCGGTTTATGCTGAATGGCAACAGGAAAAGGATTCTGTTGCAATATACGTGGAGAAGGGGTTTGCTTTGCTTAATAATGATTTATCAAAAGCTCTAAAAATCCTTGATAGAGCAGATGCTTTGGCGGCAGCATCCAATGATCCTGGAGACAGGGCAGATGTAGCTTATGCTTACAGCTATGCGTACTATGTTAAGGGAACGTATGACCTTTCTCTTCAGCAGTATCTTAAAGCTTGGGAAATCTACCGTAAAACCGGGAATAAACTGGGAGAGGCAAAAAGCCTGGTGGGACAGGGGCTTATTCAGCAGGGGATCGACAGGAATGAAGAAGCCATAAAAATTTTTACTGAAGCCATTGAAGCTTACAAACAATCGGGAAATGCAGCCAGGGCTAATCCTGCCTATCTCAATATTGCCATTTCACAAATTGAAGTAAAGGAATATGAAAAAGCGCTGGCCAACCTTCAAACGGCGCTGGAACTTTCGAGAAAGACAGGGCGCATAGATGTAGAACATCTCGCTTTAAACCGCATGGCGCAAATAAATTTTTTCCGCGGAAAATATGACACTGCGAAAGAATTATATTTTAGGATCCTCAATCATGAAAACCCACCGAGTAACTGGGAAAGGTCTTTTGCTTATGCCGGCCTGGCTGAGGTCTATTCAGCAAAGGGAAATTATGTGCAGGCAGAAGAGGCGGGTATAAAGGCGCTGGGTTTTTCAAAAGACTTGGAATCTTTATGGGACCTGGAAAGGAATACCGGCATTTTATCACAGGTTTATAAAAATCAGGGGAAGACCAACGAAGCTCTTGAATACCTGGAGCTCAATCAAAAATACCGGGATTCACTTTACAATCAGACAAAATTACGGGCCATAAATTTGCTCCAGCTGGAGAGTAAAGAAGCCGAAAATCTAGTGCTTCAGTCTGAAAAAGCAGCTGTAGAAAAACAGCTTTTTACCAACAGGATATTTCTTGGTATCCTCGTACTGGCAGTTTTATTGTTATTGATCGTGGCTTTTATGTTTAGGAAGAACATAAGGCAAAAGGAGCAGTTTAATACCCAGTTGCAAAACAAGAACCAGACAATTTCTGAACAAAACCAGCTTATTTCCCGCCAAAATGAAGGGCTTTCGGAAATGAACGAGGCCAAAAACCGCCTTTTTTCAATCCTTTCTCATGACCTGCGTTCTCCATTGGCTTCTCTAGAGCAATTGCTGGGGCTTATTAAATCGGGTGATTTTACACCCGAGGAGCAGGCATCGCTACTCGATGAGATGCTAATGCAGGTTTCTGGAACTTCAGTCATGCTTCAAAATCTTCTGAATTGGGCCAATTCACAGCTGGAAGGCAGTAAGGTGAATCTCGAAGAGGTAGACCTTCCGCAGAAAGCCACAAAAATCGTCAAGGCCTATTATCTAATTGCGAAGCGTAAAAATATTGAGATCGTTCAGCAGCAAACAAAAAACCTGCCTCCTGTACTGGTAGACCGCGGCCATATTTCAATTGTTATGCACAACCTGTTGTCTAATGCTATAAAATTTACCCGGGAAGGGAGTAGAATTTACATCAGCTTTGAGGAGAGGGAAGAAACCGTACTTATGAAGATCCTTGACGGAGGAGAGGGTATAGCTCCTGAAAAGATTGAAGAGATCAAAAAATTCAACCAGCGCATGATTTCTGAAATTGGTACCAGAATGGAAACCGGTACCGGGATTGGACTTATGCTCGTAAAACATTTTTTGGCTATCAACCAGGCTTGTCTCGATATTAAAAGCTATCCCGGTAAGGGTGCAGAATTTATTGTAGCCTTCCGTAAGGCCTGA